The following coding sequences lie in one Arachis ipaensis cultivar K30076 chromosome B03, Araip1.1, whole genome shotgun sequence genomic window:
- the LOC107630614 gene encoding transcription factor GTE4 — translation MASGPIDGVDEGAKEKQRFSERKVYTRRVFKSTKKDLNALNTATATATAKNDHTSTAKNENTATSKHDDTATATSATADAADTTAATTGTPSAISPTATDTNNIPDRSYDRTVKNIDRDGPMDKSHDVVLAESPAPAAQPVQRLTAVLEDVDLVQPQVNSTLKDGSSAQQQESSILEDKDSAQPQESSRLEDEDSAQPQPQESSRLEDGDSARPKEGSRLEDGNSARPQESSRAEESSRLEDGDSAMQEGNSVQPPVVQLSNDSYNHPQEEASGPDIRHHNDEPLSGGVAPSTQNLPSGSEALAPVLQDRIKINLSSRSKQEMRELRWKLENELDVVRNLVGRIERKQGQVDGYGQLSVLPSDGVDNGSGAKRSLSEVVSAGVPRESIRPYQHLCLPVLENNQGVGENIEKEKRTPKANQFYRNSEFLLAKDKFPPAESNKKSKLNLKKHGGREIGHGLGMGSKFLKSCSSLLGKLMKHKHGWVFNSPVDVEGLGLHDYFSIITHPMDLGTVKSRLSKNWYKSPKEFAEDVRLTLRNAMTYNPKGQDVHVMAEQLSKIFEDRWAIIESDYNREMRYAIDYGAAPIAPSPLSRKVPTFPPPPLDMRRILDRSESMAHTPRLMNITPSSRTPAPKKPKAKDPNKRDMTFEEKQKLSTNLQSLPSEKLDAIVQIIKKRNSALHQHDDEIEVDIDSVDAETLWELDRFVTNYKKSLSKNKRKAELAQARAEAQRNALQKSQVPVMLDVPRATQAEERNVHPSLPVQGGNQADNASRSSSSSSSSSDSGSSSSDSDSDSSSASGSDAGSQGT, via the exons ccgccaccgccaccgcTAAAAACGACCATACTTCTACTGCCAAAAATGAGAACACCGCAACTTCCAAACACGACGACACTGCTACTGCTACAAGTGCCACGGCCGATGCTGCGGACACTACTGCAGCCACCACAGGCACTCCCAGTGCCATCTCTCCCACTGCCACCGATACTAACAATATACCTGACAGAAGCTATGACCGTACTGTCAAGAATATTGACAGGGATGGGCCAATGGATAAGAGTCATGATGTGGTATTGGCCGAGTCACCTGCACCAGCAGCACAGCCAGTACAGCGGCTAACAGCTGTGCTGGAGGATGTGGATTTGGTGCAGCCTCAAGTGAATTCAACGCTAAAGGATGGGAGCTCTGCTCAGCAGCAAGAGAGTTCAATATTAGAGGATAAGGATTCAGCTCAGCCCCAAGAGAGTTCAAGGTTAGAAGATGAGGATTCTGCTCAGCCACAACCACAAGAGAGTTCAAGATTGGAGGATGGGGATTCTGCTCGGCCAAAAGAGGGTTCAAGATTGGAGGATGGGAATTCTGCTCGGCCGCAAGAGAGTTCAAGAGCTGAGGAGAGTTCAAGGTTGGAGGATGGGGATTCAGCCATGCAGGAAGGGAATTCTGTTCAGCCTCCCGTAGTACAGCTTTCTAATGACTCCTACAACCATCCACAGGAAGAAGCTTCTGGCCCTGATATCCGACACCATAATGATGAACCTCTGAGTGGCGGTGTAGCTCCTAGCACCCAGAACTTGCCTTCAGGGAGTGAGGCTCTGGCACCAGTGCTGCAGGACAGAATTAAGATCAATTTGTCCTCAAGGTCGAAGCAGGAGATGCGAGAGCTTCGATGGAAGCTTGAAAATGAGCTTGATGTAGTAAGGAATCTTGTTGGAAGGATTGAACGGAAACAGGGGCAGGTTGATGGGTATGGTCAGTTGAGCGTTTTACCTAGTGATGGGGTTGATAATGGAAGTGGAGCAAAGCGTTCTCTATCAGAGGTGGTTTCTGCTGGTGTTCCACGAGAGTCTATAAGGCCTTATCAGCATTTGTGTTTACCAGTGTTAGAGAATAACCAAGGGGTTGGTGAAAACATTGAAAAGGAGAAGAGAACGCCTAAAGCAAACCAGTTTTATCGTAATTCAGAGTTCTTGCTTGCAAAAGATAAATTCCCACCTGCAGAGAGCAACAAGAAGTCAAAATTGAATTTGAAGAAACATGGTGGGAGAGAAATTGGACATGGTCTTGGTATGGGATCCAAGTTTCTTAAGAGCTGTAGTTCATTGCTTGGAAAATTGATGAAACACAAACACGGTTGGGTATTTAATTCTCCAGTTGATGTTGAAGGACTTGGTTTGCATGATTATTTTAGTATTATCACCCATCCAATGGACTTGGGTACTGTGAAGTCAAGGCTGAGCAAGAATTGGTACAAATCTCCAAAGGAGTTTGCAGAGGATGTGAGACTCACTCTTCGGAATGCTATGACATATAATCCAAAGGGACAAGATGTTCATGTAATGGCAGAGCAGCTTTCAAAGATATTTGAGGATCGATGGGCTATAATAGAGTCGGATTACAATCGTGAGATGAGATATGCCATAGATTATGGGGCAGCTCCCATTGCCCCATCACCTCTCTCTAGAAAGGTTCCTacttttcctcctcctcctcttgaTATGAGAAGGATTTTGGATAGGTCAGAATCAATGGCTCACACTCCGAGACTCATGAACATTACTCCATCAAGTAGAACACCAGCTCCAAAAAAGCCAAAGGCAAAAGATCCTAATAAAAGAGACATGACATTTGAGGAAAAGCAAAAGCTAAGCACAAACCTTCAAAGTTTACCTTCAGAGAAGCTTGATGCTATTGTACAGATCATTAAGAAGAGAAATTCAGCACTTCATCAACATGATGATGAGATTGAAGTTGATATTGATAGTGTGGATGCTGAGACACTCTGGGAGCTTGATAGATTTGTGACGAACTATAAGAAAAGTTTAAGTAAAAACAAGAGGAAGGCGGAGCTTGCACAAGCTAGAGCAGAAGCTCAGCGGAATGCCCTGCAGAAG AGCCAGGTACCAGTTATGTTGGACGTCCCTAGAGCAACACAAGCAG AAGAACGAAATGTTCATCCATCCTTGCCTGTGCAAGGGGGAAATCAAGCTGATAATGCAAGTAGGTCAAGTAGTTCAAGCAGCTCAAGCAGTGATTCTGGATCTTCTTCAAGTG ATTCAGATAGTGACAGTTCCTCAGCATCTGGATCTGATGCAGGGTCACAAGGAACCTGA